The Paenibacillus sp. RUD330 genome has a segment encoding these proteins:
- a CDS encoding DUF4177 domain-containing protein, with translation MTIERMMEMGRWEYKTLKHQFGGWTGTKINIEDLDGRLNLLGAEGWELASSFDTSRYEGASTGIVMIFKRWVEA, from the coding sequence ATGACGATCGAAAGGATGATGGAAATGGGACGCTGGGAATACAAAACGCTCAAGCATCAATTCGGAGGCTGGACGGGCACCAAAATCAACATCGAAGATCTCGACGGCCGGCTGAACCTGCTTGGAGCCGAAGGGTGGGAGCTGGCCTCGTCCTTCGATACGAGCCGTTACGAGGGAGCCTCGACGGGAATCGTAATGATCTTCAAGCGATGGGTGGAGGCATGA
- a CDS encoding GNAT family N-acetyltransferase, with amino-acid sequence MSNSIELRGAVPADAASLAELLLELTGTDTDPAALAERLDSLAGSEGIRVAVASDGERLVGTAMGVICPDLVGGLRPYLLIENVVVSAHCRGGGVGKKLMADLESFANAHQCTYMILVSGSRRSEAHAFYESVGFAREAGFKKKLRPLA; translated from the coding sequence ATGTCGAATTCCATTGAACTGCGCGGCGCCGTGCCTGCGGATGCCGCGTCCCTGGCGGAGCTGCTGCTGGAGCTGACCGGGACGGATACCGATCCGGCGGCTCTGGCCGAGCGGCTGGACAGCTTGGCCGGCAGCGAAGGCATCCGGGTAGCCGTAGCCTCCGACGGAGAGCGGCTCGTCGGCACGGCGATGGGCGTAATCTGCCCCGATCTCGTCGGCGGCCTCCGCCCCTATTTGCTGATCGAGAACGTTGTTGTTTCGGCTCATTGCCGGGGCGGCGGCGTCGGAAAAAAGCTGATGGCGGATCTGGAAAGCTTCGCGAACGCGCATCAATGCACGTATATGATTCTCGTGTCCGGCTCCCGCCGCAGCGAAGCGCATGCCTTCTATGAATCGGTCGGCTTCGCCCGCGAAGCCGGCTTCAAGAAGAAGCTGCGTCCGCTTGCCTGA
- a CDS encoding class I SAM-dependent methyltransferase — protein MIGSREDAMFGGRLRMGFDESLQDSGEAFSGWDFGYLTATGRMIEYPLPWSYRNLLEPYKKAASSMLDMGTGGGEFLQRLKPLPPDTRATEGYLPNVEVARRRLEEEGVQVAYIERVDDIPYPDESFDLIINRHESYCASELRRVLKPGGIFITQQVGGSNDREFNERLGQAPPAHADWTLDKTCGELEAAGLQLLWQDEALTHTRFYDIGAIVRYLTIIEWQVEGFSPDAYRDALRGIHEEIERRGWMDVTCHRFVLAAAKPA, from the coding sequence ATGATCGGCAGCAGGGAGGATGCCATGTTCGGCGGCCGGCTGAGGATGGGCTTCGATGAAAGCCTGCAGGATTCCGGCGAGGCCTTCTCGGGCTGGGACTTCGGGTATTTGACGGCAACCGGCCGCATGATCGAGTATCCTCTCCCATGGAGTTACCGCAATCTGCTGGAGCCTTATAAAAAAGCCGCTTCCTCCATGCTCGACATGGGCACGGGAGGAGGGGAGTTCCTGCAGCGGCTCAAGCCGCTGCCTCCCGACACCAGGGCGACGGAAGGATATCTGCCCAATGTGGAGGTCGCGCGCCGAAGGCTGGAAGAGGAAGGCGTGCAAGTGGCCTACATCGAGCGAGTCGATGACATCCCCTATCCCGATGAGTCGTTCGACTTGATCATTAACCGGCATGAGTCGTACTGCGCCTCCGAGCTTCGCCGCGTGCTGAAGCCCGGAGGCATATTCATCACCCAGCAGGTAGGCGGCAGCAACGACCGCGAGTTCAACGAGCGCCTCGGACAGGCGCCGCCGGCCCATGCGGACTGGACGCTGGACAAAACATGCGGAGAGCTGGAAGCGGCGGGCTTGCAGCTGCTCTGGCAGGACGAGGCTCTCACGCACACCCGGTTTTACGATATCGGGGCCATCGTCCGCTACTTGACCATTATCGAGTGGCAGGTCGAAGGCTTCTCTCCGGACGCATACCGCGACGCGCTGAGAGGGATCCATGAGGAGATCGAAAGACGGGGCTGGATGGACGTCACCTGCCACCGGTTCGTGCTCGCGGCAGCCAAGCCGGCATGA
- a CDS encoding GNAT family N-acetyltransferase, translating to MRADELEAAAAERICPTLLTEAVDGTPAAYANLYESEGKLWLGNVIVSPDYRGKGAAAALLEAMEAAAAERVRELHLTCHGPNGKALLFYAGAGWMPWDIRKMEGPDGTPIAAIRMRKRLAQD from the coding sequence TTGCGTGCCGACGAGCTTGAGGCTGCGGCGGCTGAACGCATCTGTCCGACGCTGCTGACCGAGGCCGTGGACGGGACGCCCGCAGCTTATGCGAATCTGTATGAATCGGAAGGGAAGTTATGGCTCGGCAATGTCATCGTAAGTCCCGATTACCGCGGCAAGGGAGCCGCCGCAGCGCTTCTGGAAGCGATGGAGGCGGCTGCCGCGGAGCGGGTGCGGGAGCTCCATCTGACCTGCCACGGCCCCAATGGAAAGGCTCTGTTGTTCTATGCCGGCGCAGGCTGGATGCCTTGGGACATCCGCAAGATGGAGGGGCCGGATGGAACGCCGATCGCGGCCATCCGTATGAGGAAGCGGCTGGCGCAGGATTGA